One region of Haloterrigena salifodinae genomic DNA includes:
- a CDS encoding helix-turn-helix domain-containing protein yields MPRAKLTVSLPESLWIHEISTAYPDTTFRVSSVLPGSDVAIGVVELAAPNPVPILAAIDDRSDIRDLELLWKHDETALLQVETSNPSLLVPLQRAGVPIETPFSVEDGAVTWELTTSSDRLSTLGDAFDERGIEYRIDYVRAVDASRAENPMTDRQLKVFRTALEAGYYDVPREATLTEVASALGVTKSTCSDVLHRAESSIARWFADEYADARTPV; encoded by the coding sequence ATGCCGCGAGCGAAACTCACCGTCTCACTCCCCGAATCGCTCTGGATCCACGAGATTTCGACGGCCTATCCCGACACGACGTTCCGCGTCAGTTCGGTGCTGCCGGGATCGGACGTCGCGATCGGCGTCGTCGAACTGGCGGCGCCGAATCCGGTCCCGATACTCGCCGCGATCGACGACCGGAGCGATATCCGGGACCTCGAGTTGCTCTGGAAACACGACGAGACGGCACTCCTGCAGGTCGAGACGTCGAATCCGTCGCTGCTCGTCCCCCTGCAGCGGGCCGGCGTTCCGATCGAGACCCCGTTCTCGGTCGAAGACGGTGCGGTGACGTGGGAGCTGACGACCAGCTCGGATCGGTTGTCGACGCTCGGCGACGCGTTCGACGAGCGCGGCATCGAGTATCGCATCGACTACGTCCGCGCCGTCGACGCGAGCCGCGCGGAGAATCCGATGACGGATCGACAGCTCAAGGTCTTCCGCACCGCCCTCGAGGCGGGGTACTACGACGTTCCCCGCGAGGCGACGCTGACGGAGGTCGCGTCGGCGCTGGGCGTGACCAAGTCGACCTGTAGCGACGTCTTACACCGCGCGGAGAGCTCGATCGCCCGCTGGTTCGCGGATGAATACGCCGACGCTCGTACGCCCGTCTGA